The following are encoded in a window of Candidatus Moraniibacteriota bacterium genomic DNA:
- a CDS encoding nucleoside-diphosphate kinase (catalyzes the formation of nucleoside triphosphate from ATP and nucleoside diphosphate) gives MVATQSLYKERTLVIIKPDGVQRSLIGEIIKRYERAGLKLIGLKMTIPTPEKSREHYMVGGEEWLETVGEKAAKAYERKGMKSPYETYRENGMAVLEANAKYLSSGPVVAMIWQGAHSVGLVRKITGGTEPLSSDVGTIRGDFTLDSYQLADADSRSVRNLIHASGTPEEAEKEMSIWFSPEEILSYRHLQEAILYDVNLDGILE, from the coding sequence ATGGTAGCAACGCAATCATTGTACAAAGAGCGAACACTTGTGATTATCAAACCAGACGGAGTTCAACGATCTCTCATTGGAGAAATTATTAAAAGATATGAACGCGCAGGTCTTAAATTGATAGGTCTTAAAATGACTATTCCCACTCCAGAGAAATCACGAGAACACTATATGGTGGGTGGTGAAGAATGGCTAGAAACTGTTGGAGAAAAGGCTGCAAAAGCATATGAAAGAAAAGGAATGAAATCACCTTACGAAACATATAGAGAAAATGGAATGGCAGTTCTTGAAGCAAATGCTAAATATTTATCTTCTGGTCCTGTTGTTGCTATGATATGGCAAGGAGCTCATTCTGTTGGATTGGTAAGAAAAATAACAGGAGGAACTGAGCCTCTTTCGAGTGATGTGGGAACTATTCGTGGTGATTTTACTTTAGACTCTTATCAATTAGCAGATGCTGATAGTCGATCTGTTCGTAACTTAATTCATGCCTCAGGAACGCCTGAAGAAGCTGAAAAAGAAATGTCCATCTGGTTTTCTCCAGAAGAAATACTTTCCTATCGTCATCTTCAAGAGGCTATTCTTTACGATGTTAACCTTGACGGTATTCTTGAGTAG
- the ftsE gene encoding cell division ATP-binding protein FtsE: MVEIPNEKHGEPLIVFDSVGKTYETSFCALQNLNFSIQEGEFVSLVGVSGAGKSTLLKLLYAEELPTEGEVRFGGRSTTAIKRRLLPYYRRNFGLVFQDFKLLPNRTIFENVAFPLEIDGWKSEEIRQEIPGILDIVNLSGKENAYPHQLSGGEKQRVCTARALVHRPRVLVADEPTGNLDPRAKESIISLLLKVNEIGTTVILATHASDVVDRIQRRVITLDKGMIIRDEKIGKYIY; encoded by the coding sequence ATGGTAGAAATTCCAAATGAAAAACATGGGGAACCTTTGATCGTTTTTGATTCTGTGGGTAAAACATATGAAACTTCTTTTTGTGCTTTGCAAAATTTAAATTTTTCAATACAAGAAGGAGAATTTGTAAGTCTTGTGGGTGTGAGTGGCGCGGGGAAATCAACCCTTTTAAAACTTCTTTATGCAGAAGAGCTTCCAACAGAGGGAGAAGTTCGTTTTGGAGGGAGATCTACCACAGCGATCAAAAGAAGACTCCTTCCTTATTATCGAAGAAATTTTGGACTTGTTTTTCAAGATTTTAAATTATTACCAAATAGAACAATTTTTGAAAATGTTGCTTTTCCCTTGGAAATTGATGGATGGAAATCGGAAGAAATACGACAGGAAATACCTGGAATTTTGGATATTGTAAATTTGTCTGGAAAAGAAAATGCTTACCCACATCAATTAAGTGGCGGTGAGAAACAACGAGTGTGTACGGCAAGAGCTTTAGTGCATAGGCCTCGCGTTCTTGTCGCAGATGAGCCTACGGGAAATCTTGATCCTCGAGCAAAAGAAAGTATCATCTCTTTGCTTTTAAAAGTGAATGAAATAGGTACGACTGTTATTTTAGCGACTCATGCAAGTGATGTTGTAGATAGAATTCAAAGAAGAGTTATAACTTTAGATAAAGGAATGATTATTCGAGATGAAAAAATCGGAAAATATATATATTAA
- a CDS encoding NTP transferase domain-containing protein produces MQCVILAAGRGTRMGDLCNDIPKPMLFLRGKPKLAYTIEMLPDAIDEVIIIVGYLKEKIIHYFGDTYKGKKIQYIIHEEIDGTGKILHSAKSILKERFLVIMGDDLYKKEDLENLMKYELAVLAIEVEDSSQFGVLKTDDQGNLKDILERPHDPNFRLVNTAAYMLTQEYFSYPLVKISQTEYGLPQTLVNMKDKNNIQVLRAVDWFPIGNPQALVLAQERIIDFI; encoded by the coding sequence ATGCAATGTGTAATTCTTGCAGCGGGACGAGGAACAAGAATGGGAGATCTTTGCAATGATATTCCAAAACCCATGCTTTTTCTTAGAGGAAAACCAAAACTTGCATATACAATTGAAATGCTCCCCGATGCTATTGATGAGGTAATTATTATCGTGGGTTATTTGAAAGAAAAAATTATACATTATTTTGGAGATACTTATAAAGGAAAAAAAATCCAATATATTATTCATGAAGAAATTGATGGAACAGGAAAAATCCTTCATAGCGCAAAAAGTATTTTAAAAGAACGTTTTTTAGTGATTATGGGAGATGATTTGTATAAAAAAGAAGATTTGGAAAATTTGATGAAATATGAATTAGCTGTTTTGGCTATAGAAGTAGAAGACTCTTCTCAATTTGGAGTTCTGAAAACGGATGATCAGGGAAATTTGAAGGATATTCTGGAGCGTCCTCATGATCCAAATTTCCGTTTGGTAAATACAGCTGCTTATATGCTAACTCAAGAATATTTTTCTTATCCTTTGGTAAAAATTTCACAAACAGAATATGGCCTTCCTCAAACTCTTGTGAATATGAAGGATAAAAATAATATTCAAGTTCTTCGAGCAGTAGATTGGTTTCCTATAGGAAATCCTCAAGCGCTTGTTTTGGCTCAAGAAAGAATAATAGATTTTATTTGA
- the gnd gene encoding decarboxylating 6-phosphogluconate dehydrogenase, producing the protein MKKEIFYIGLGKMGINMATRLVQKDWRVIGYDTSESVRKEGEKIGIIPVETIANGVELLSSGSRLIWMMVPYTKVDDVLTDLIKNIRSGDIIIDGGNSPFQESIRRHKELKEKGIYYIDAGVSGGPEGAKNGACVMVGGEKNIFEKCEELFQDISAMNAYKFFGPSGAGHFVKMVHNGIEYGMMQSIAEGFTLMKQSPFDLNLCDVADLYNHKSVVESRLIGWLKKGMEYYGENLENISGEVSHSGEGQWTVDIAKSWDVSVKNIEQSLDFRKQSQGNPSYTGKVLTAMRNAFGGHSIGKE; encoded by the coding sequence ATGAAAAAAGAAATTTTTTATATCGGTCTTGGTAAAATGGGTATAAATATGGCCACTCGACTTGTCCAAAAGGATTGGAGAGTAATTGGATATGATACATCCGAATCTGTAAGAAAAGAAGGAGAAAAAATAGGGATTATTCCAGTAGAAACAATTGCTAATGGAGTAGAACTTCTTTCGTCAGGTTCTCGACTTATTTGGATGATGGTTCCTTATACAAAAGTTGATGATGTACTGACGGATCTTATTAAGAACATTCGATCAGGTGATATTATTATTGATGGAGGAAATTCTCCCTTTCAAGAATCGATACGAAGACATAAAGAGTTAAAAGAAAAAGGAATTTATTATATAGATGCTGGAGTGTCAGGTGGTCCTGAAGGAGCTAAAAATGGGGCTTGTGTTATGGTGGGAGGGGAGAAGAATATTTTTGAAAAATGTGAAGAACTTTTTCAAGATATTTCCGCAATGAATGCTTATAAATTTTTTGGACCTTCTGGTGCAGGACATTTTGTAAAAATGGTTCATAATGGAATTGAATACGGAATGATGCAATCGATTGCTGAGGGTTTTACTCTTATGAAACAATCCCCATTCGATCTTAATCTTTGTGATGTCGCTGATCTTTATAATCATAAAAGTGTAGTAGAATCTCGATTGATAGGCTGGCTCAAAAAGGGTATGGAATATTATGGAGAGAATCTTGAAAATATTTCTGGAGAAGTTTCTCACAGTGGAGAGGGTCAGTGGACGGTTGATATTGCAAAGAGCTGGGATGTGTCTGTTAAAAATATTGAGCAATCACTTGATTTTCGCAAACAATCACAAGGAAATCCTAGTTATACAGGGAAAGTTCTTACTGCTATGAGGAATGCTTTTGGTGGTCATAGTATAGGAAAAGAGTGA
- a CDS encoding aminotransferase class IV, translated as MKKNVAYLNGEYVSLDVPALHLRDLGFLRGYGVFDVSRVFEGKIFRHKEHWHRLKKSAQILGLSLPITQQEHGIIIQKLLSLNEKNNKDALAIRTVLTGGVSEGGFLPEGKETFSILIEDVHVLPITNYTYGVSLETLEHKRYFPEAKTIDYITPIAFRKKYPEKKDIFEILYVWEGRILEASTSNISIVKNGSIFSPKEDVLGGITRLVALQIAQAGNISVYEENVSLEQFFDADEVFITASNKKIVPVISVDGKKIGEGVPGKITKFLLKEYDKIIERKET; from the coding sequence ATGAAGAAGAATGTCGCATATTTGAATGGAGAATATGTAAGTTTAGACGTACCAGCTTTACATCTTCGTGATCTTGGTTTTCTTCGAGGTTATGGTGTTTTTGATGTTTCTCGAGTTTTTGAAGGAAAAATATTTCGTCACAAAGAACACTGGCACCGTTTAAAAAAGAGTGCTCAAATTCTTGGACTTTCTCTTCCTATTACTCAACAAGAACACGGAATTATTATTCAAAAACTTCTTTCTTTAAATGAGAAAAATAATAAAGATGCTCTTGCTATTCGAACTGTTTTGACTGGTGGTGTGAGTGAAGGTGGCTTTCTTCCTGAAGGAAAAGAAACATTTTCTATTTTGATAGAAGATGTGCATGTTTTGCCTATAACAAATTATACATATGGTGTTTCTTTGGAAACTCTTGAACATAAAAGATATTTTCCTGAAGCAAAAACAATAGATTATATTACTCCAATTGCTTTTCGAAAGAAATATCCTGAAAAAAAAGATATTTTTGAAATTCTTTATGTGTGGGAAGGTAGAATACTGGAGGCATCAACGAGTAATATTTCTATTGTAAAAAATGGCTCCATTTTTTCTCCGAAGGAAGATGTTCTTGGTGGAATAACACGCCTTGTCGCTCTTCAAATTGCTCAGGCTGGGAATATTTCAGTATACGAAGAGAATGTTTCGCTAGAACAATTCTTTGATGCTGATGAGGTTTTTATCACAGCATCGAATAAAAAAATTGTTCCAGTTATTTCTGTAGATGGAAAAAAAATTGGAGAAGGAGTTCCTGGAAAAATCACAAAATTTCTTTTGAAAGAATACGATAAAATAATAGAGAGAAAAGAAACGTAA
- the zwf gene encoding glucose-6-phosphate dehydrogenase, with amino-acid sequence MTQKISQEKIKKAITFLIFGITGDLSRKKLIPSLWDLYCDGILTKGQFRIIGLSRSEYGIIAFQEYVREVITKTRSNVNEEMLKSFSECFIYEIGVFEDPDIYKQLTKQLRFQDKIFGSCSEKIVYLAVSPERYETIFENIHFSGLLRTCSENGSLGRILVEKPFGKNTQTAQLLDDKLGALFEERQIFRIDHYLAKETIQNILNFRFANHIFEPLWNKDHIESVEIRLVESFGIEGRGNFYDGIGALRDVGQNHILQMLAMTAMESPSEFSDTEIRSKRFEILRYLNPLCIKDTFGKINCSHIVRGQYRGYRNESGVDPNSQTETYFRITAHIDTEKWRGVPFYLESGKGMDVTQTFIRVNFKKSNFGALCPIGNPYGCGNSLTFHIKPNEGISLCFWAKRTGFSKELERKTLRFSYEEGDNFVRIPDAYEHVLLETIRNDQTLFPSTDEVKAQWAFITPILEQWKNLPLIEYDRGSSSVG; translated from the coding sequence ATGACACAAAAAATTTCTCAAGAAAAAATAAAAAAAGCAATAACCTTCTTAATTTTTGGCATTACAGGAGATTTGTCTCGGAAGAAACTCATACCATCACTTTGGGATTTGTATTGTGATGGAATTCTTACGAAAGGCCAATTTCGGATTATAGGACTTTCTCGAAGTGAATATGGCATAATTGCTTTTCAGGAATATGTACGAGAAGTGATAACCAAAACTCGTTCGAATGTTAATGAAGAGATGTTGAAAAGCTTTTCAGAATGTTTTATTTATGAAATAGGAGTATTCGAAGATCCTGATATTTACAAGCAACTTACGAAACAACTTCGATTTCAGGATAAAATATTCGGATCATGTAGTGAAAAAATTGTATACTTAGCTGTTTCCCCTGAGCGATATGAAACTATATTTGAAAATATTCATTTTAGCGGACTCCTTCGTACTTGTTCAGAAAATGGAAGTCTGGGAAGAATTCTTGTGGAGAAACCATTTGGAAAAAATACTCAAACAGCTCAGCTTTTGGATGATAAATTAGGGGCTCTTTTTGAAGAAAGACAAATTTTTCGCATTGATCACTATTTGGCCAAGGAAACGATACAAAATATTTTAAATTTTCGATTTGCTAATCATATTTTTGAACCTCTTTGGAATAAGGATCATATCGAATCGGTAGAAATTCGTTTGGTAGAATCGTTTGGGATTGAAGGGCGAGGGAATTTTTATGATGGAATCGGTGCTCTTCGGGATGTAGGGCAAAATCATATTTTGCAAATGTTGGCGATGACTGCTATGGAAAGCCCTTCGGAGTTTTCAGATACAGAAATTCGATCAAAGCGATTTGAGATATTGCGATATCTTAATCCTCTTTGCATAAAGGACACTTTCGGAAAAATAAATTGCTCTCATATTGTGCGTGGTCAATATCGAGGATATCGGAATGAATCTGGAGTAGATCCAAATTCTCAAACAGAAACATATTTTCGCATAACAGCGCATATTGACACAGAAAAATGGAGAGGTGTTCCTTTTTATTTGGAAAGTGGGAAGGGTATGGATGTAACACAAACCTTTATTCGAGTAAATTTTAAAAAATCGAATTTCGGAGCTCTTTGTCCCATAGGTAATCCCTATGGATGTGGAAACTCACTTACATTTCACATTAAGCCGAATGAAGGAATTTCTCTTTGTTTTTGGGCGAAACGAACAGGATTTTCTAAAGAATTAGAAAGAAAAACACTTCGATTTAGCTATGAAGAGGGAGATAATTTTGTAAGAATTCCTGATGCTTATGAACATGTTCTTTTGGAAACGATACGAAATGACCAAACATTATTTCCGAGTACAGATGAGGTGAAAGCTCAATGGGCATTTATAACGCCTATTCTGGAACAATGGAAAAATCTTCCTCTCATTGAATATGATCGAGGATCTTCTTCTGTGGGATAA
- a CDS encoding nucleoside monophosphate kinase, with the protein MEKKQNFFSVVLLGPPGSGKSAQALCLSKFFQLKHVDIGMELRKVAQEDTPQGKEIYNYMYKEHSLISDEIIENLLQNDICKRSECRRGIILDGAPRRIGQIERIEKILQKQEIPLLRVISLSVKKESLIKRIKHRYFCPRCFSFYIEGKDIQNAQKDLCPRCQYPLMKREDDTLEGVEKRLNIFEEETLPVIEEYRRKKILLEIDGDREGEIVCQNVYEQITLILREKEYENKNTSRN; encoded by the coding sequence ATGGAGAAGAAACAGAATTTTTTTAGTGTGGTCCTTTTGGGCCCTCCTGGTTCAGGAAAAAGCGCTCAAGCTCTTTGTCTTTCAAAATTTTTTCAACTCAAGCATGTTGATATAGGTATGGAGCTCCGAAAGGTTGCTCAAGAGGATACTCCACAAGGGAAAGAGATTTACAATTATATGTATAAGGAGCATTCTCTTATTTCAGATGAGATAATTGAAAATCTCTTACAAAATGATATTTGTAAGAGATCTGAATGTCGAAGAGGAATTATTCTTGACGGAGCCCCTAGACGCATAGGACAAATTGAACGAATTGAGAAGATACTTCAAAAACAAGAAATTCCCTTGTTGCGAGTTATTTCACTTTCGGTAAAAAAAGAATCTCTTATAAAAAGAATAAAACATAGATATTTTTGTCCAAGATGTTTTAGTTTTTATATCGAAGGTAAAGATATACAGAATGCTCAAAAAGATCTTTGTCCTCGTTGTCAATATCCTTTAATGAAAAGAGAGGATGATACGTTGGAAGGTGTGGAAAAAAGATTAAATATTTTTGAAGAAGAAACATTACCAGTTATCGAGGAATATCGTCGAAAAAAAATACTTTTAGAGATTGATGGTGATCGTGAAGGAGAAATTGTATGCCAGAATGTTTATGAACAAATCACATTGATTCTGAGAGAAAAAGAATATGAGAATAAAAACACCAGCAGAAATTGA
- the secY gene encoding preprotein translocase subunit SecY, with amino-acid sequence MMRRLLSVFQVSELRNKILFIVAILVVYRFAANIPLPGVDMDRVKTLFESSQLLGLLNIFSGGGLSNISIVLLGVGPYITSSIIMQVLTMVVPQFEQMYKEDGEAGRQKFTMITRLITVPLAILQTFGMISLFKSQQILVNLTAYDTAVLVIIATAGTIFLMWLGELITEKKIGNGVSIMIFAGIVAGLPSVFSQTLSLFDSTQLFTYLIFLMIGLITIAGVVFVNEGQRNIPVSYAKRARSGGNATGGSVTTHLPLRVNQAGVIPIIFAVSIVLFPSFIGGALVQFGNENLKTFGEFLTTLFNNQWVYGMSYFILVLLFTYFYTAVVFDPKKIAENLQKQGGFIPGIRPGRQTEEYLSRVTSRITLFGSLFLGLIAVLPIIVQGFTNISTLTLGGTSILIAVSVVVEMVKQIESQLVMRRYDIY; translated from the coding sequence ATGATGCGTCGACTTCTTTCTGTTTTTCAAGTTTCTGAACTTCGAAATAAGATACTTTTTATTGTGGCGATTTTGGTTGTATATAGATTTGCAGCTAACATCCCTCTTCCGGGAGTGGATATGGATCGTGTTAAGACTCTTTTTGAAAGTAGTCAACTTTTGGGTCTTTTAAATATTTTTTCGGGTGGAGGGTTGAGTAATATTTCCATAGTGCTCTTGGGAGTGGGTCCGTACATTACGTCATCTATTATTATGCAGGTTCTTACTATGGTAGTTCCTCAATTTGAACAGATGTATAAAGAAGATGGGGAAGCAGGAAGACAGAAATTTACCATGATTACAAGGCTCATAACAGTTCCTTTGGCTATACTTCAAACATTTGGGATGATATCGCTTTTCAAATCGCAACAGATACTTGTTAATCTAACTGCTTATGATACGGCTGTTTTGGTAATTATTGCAACGGCTGGAACTATTTTTCTTATGTGGTTAGGAGAGCTTATTACAGAGAAAAAAATAGGGAATGGTGTTTCTATTATGATTTTTGCAGGTATCGTTGCAGGACTTCCTTCTGTTTTTTCTCAAACGCTTTCTCTTTTTGATTCAACACAACTTTTTACTTATTTAATTTTCCTCATGATCGGGCTTATAACTATTGCTGGCGTTGTTTTTGTAAATGAGGGTCAACGAAATATTCCAGTTTCTTATGCTAAAAGAGCTCGTTCGGGGGGGAATGCTACAGGAGGAAGTGTTACAACTCATCTTCCCCTTCGTGTGAATCAAGCTGGTGTTATTCCAATTATTTTTGCTGTTTCAATTGTACTCTTTCCTTCATTTATAGGAGGGGCTTTGGTTCAATTTGGGAATGAAAATCTTAAAACTTTCGGAGAATTTTTGACGACTCTTTTTAACAATCAATGGGTATATGGAATGAGTTATTTTATTTTAGTTTTACTTTTTACTTATTTTTATACAGCTGTTGTTTTTGATCCAAAGAAAATAGCAGAGAATCTTCAAAAGCAAGGAGGTTTTATTCCAGGAATACGTCCTGGACGACAAACGGAAGAATATCTTTCTCGTGTAACGAGTCGCATTACATTGTTTGGATCTTTGTTTTTGGGTCTTATTGCTGTCTTACCAATCATTGTGCAGGGATTTACAAATATTTCAACTTTGACTCTTGGGGGTACAAGTATACTCATAGCTGTTTCTGTTGTTGTTGAGATGGTGAAACAAATTGAAAGTCAACTCGTGATGCGTCGATATGATATTTATTGA
- a CDS encoding ABC transporter permease, with product MKMLKVYRTLGEGWRNFIRNGLLSLATVSIMVLSLFVMSVTVFMGLAGRSALENVEKQLNISLYFNLDVEEKRVLDIKTELEKYQEIDSIEFISKEQAFDNFLETDGRNESIRKALDEIGTNPLSHSLIIRAKFTDQYETISNTLKVSSYAKEIDFINYDRNKEDIARLYILLLMLQKIGLAVGTIFLVISSLITYNAIRLTFYSQRIEFEIMRLVGASNFYIRLPLLFEGIFYGLFSAVITLILLGVSAYYFIPLVEGSVGSKFIIESLKENWWMPLLALPGVGISLGVISSWIAVRKYLKI from the coding sequence ATGAAAATGCTTAAAGTTTATCGAACATTAGGAGAGGGATGGAGAAATTTCATTCGAAACGGACTTCTCTCTTTGGCAACGGTAAGTATTATGGTTCTTTCACTCTTTGTTATGAGTGTGACTGTTTTTATGGGTCTTGCTGGACGATCAGCTTTAGAAAATGTTGAAAAACAGCTAAATATAAGCTTATATTTTAATTTAGATGTCGAAGAAAAGAGAGTTTTGGACATTAAAACGGAATTAGAAAAATATCAAGAAATTGATTCTATAGAATTTATCTCAAAGGAACAAGCCTTTGATAATTTTTTGGAAACGGACGGAAGGAATGAAAGTATCCGAAAGGCATTAGATGAAATTGGCACAAATCCTTTATCACATTCTCTTATTATACGGGCAAAATTTACAGATCAATATGAAACAATTAGTAATACTTTGAAAGTATCTTCGTACGCAAAAGAGATAGACTTTATTAATTATGATCGTAACAAAGAAGATATCGCACGTCTTTATATTCTTCTTCTTATGCTTCAAAAAATAGGACTTGCTGTGGGGACTATCTTTTTGGTAATATCTTCTCTTATAACGTATAATGCCATTCGACTTACTTTTTATTCGCAACGAATAGAATTTGAAATTATGCGTCTTGTGGGTGCTTCTAATTTTTATATTCGACTCCCACTTCTTTTCGAAGGAATTTTTTATGGACTTTTTTCTGCGGTAATAACTCTGATTCTTTTGGGAGTAAGTGCTTATTATTTCATTCCTCTTGTGGAAGGTTCTGTGGGAAGTAAATTCATTATCGAATCTTTAAAAGAAAATTGGTGGATGCCACTTTTGGCACTTCCTGGTGTGGGAATTAGTCTTGGTGTTATAAGTAGTTGGATCGCTGTTCGAAAATATCTTAAGATTTAA
- the ruvX gene encoding Holliday junction resolvase RuvX translates to MQKKENHQFFKKQKKRARVVRKNFEKADFMGIDWGKSDIGIALADESTRISFAYTTLDNSLEIIKKIGEIIQEKEVKTVIIGIPSPINREEVFYDAEKLGELLENNYGVVVHYQNEMFSTKIAQMQLIEKGVHQIQRYDDEEAARIILQDWLERKILL, encoded by the coding sequence ATGCAAAAAAAAGAAAATCATCAATTTTTTAAAAAACAAAAAAAAAGAGCTCGTGTTGTTCGTAAAAATTTCGAAAAAGCTGATTTTATGGGTATTGATTGGGGAAAATCTGATATAGGAATTGCTTTGGCCGATGAATCAACACGTATATCTTTTGCCTATACAACACTGGATAATTCGTTAGAGATAATAAAAAAAATAGGAGAAATTATTCAAGAAAAAGAAGTAAAAACTGTTATTATAGGGATACCTTCGCCTATTAATCGCGAAGAAGTTTTTTATGATGCTGAAAAATTAGGAGAACTTCTTGAAAATAATTATGGCGTAGTTGTTCATTATCAAAACGAAATGTTTTCGACGAAAATTGCACAAATGCAATTGATTGAAAAAGGTGTTCATCAGATTCAAAGATATGATGATGAAGAGGCGGCGAGAATTATTTTGCAAGATTGGCTTGAAAGAAAAATTTTACTATAA
- a CDS encoding YvcK family protein translates to MKVRKIVTLGGGTGSYTLLLGLKKYPSDLTAIVSMADDGGSTGVLRDELGVLPPGDVRQCLVALSQSSGKMRELMNYRFSEGGLKGHNFGNLFLSALEKINGSFGKGIEDAMKILNVSGEVIPVTDHDAKLRLELGDGTILEGENAINHSDIQEKGVKKIWYESRVGAYPKALIQVDQADVIIIGPGNHYCSILPSVVIKPFARAIRESRAKVIYVCNLTNKKGHTSGWGVAHYVDSLEKYIGKGRINYVIVNTEKPKKELIEKYERKEGKGTLVDYKKDEEANKRSYKIVLSRVISESIPEMQIGDTIASLRAFIRHDSDKLAKVIMLLLEMEDQKVIEDVI, encoded by the coding sequence ATGAAAGTAAGAAAAATAGTAACGCTTGGAGGAGGAACGGGATCATATACATTACTTTTGGGTTTAAAAAAATACCCATCAGATCTTACCGCTATTGTTTCCATGGCTGATGATGGTGGTTCTACAGGCGTACTTCGTGATGAGCTTGGAGTATTGCCTCCGGGTGATGTGAGACAATGTCTTGTGGCGCTTTCACAATCGTCGGGAAAAATGAGAGAACTTATGAATTATCGTTTTTCGGAAGGGGGTCTTAAAGGTCATAATTTTGGAAACTTATTTTTAAGTGCTTTAGAAAAAATTAATGGTTCTTTTGGAAAAGGCATTGAAGATGCAATGAAAATTCTCAATGTTTCCGGGGAAGTCATACCTGTGACGGACCATGATGCAAAGTTACGTTTGGAACTTGGTGACGGAACTATATTAGAAGGTGAGAATGCTATTAATCATTCAGATATACAAGAAAAAGGAGTAAAAAAGATATGGTACGAATCGCGCGTTGGTGCTTATCCAAAGGCATTGATTCAGGTTGACCAGGCGGATGTTATTATTATTGGTCCAGGAAATCATTATTGTAGTATTTTGCCAAGCGTTGTAATCAAACCATTTGCCCGAGCTATACGAGAAAGTCGTGCAAAAGTAATTTATGTATGCAATCTCACGAATAAAAAGGGACATACAAGTGGATGGGGTGTGGCACATTATGTAGATTCACTTGAAAAATATATAGGAAAAGGTCGAATTAATTATGTTATTGTTAATACTGAAAAACCCAAAAAAGAACTTATTGAAAAATATGAACGAAAAGAAGGAAAAGGAACGTTGGTTGATTATAAAAAAGATGAAGAAGCAAATAAAAGATCGTATAAAATCGTTCTTTCTCGTGTCATAAGCGAGAGTATTCCTGAAATGCAAATTGGAGACACTATTGCGTCTCTTCGAGCATTTATTCGTCATGACAGCGATAAA
- the map gene encoding type I methionyl aminopeptidase: MRIKTPAEIEKMREGGKRLHDVLLMLLEKVRPGISTYELDVFAFDQIKKIGGKPSFLYYGKEFGNPYPATVCISLNEEVVHGIPSKEKIVQEGDLISLDIGMWFEGLATDTARTIIVGKSPSKRASELVEATKESLYAGIETFFPGSTLRDYAYAVENIAKKGGFSVVRDLIGHGVGHAVHEAPDIANYVAGSSREKVEEGMVLALEPMFTLGTWKVRELSDGWTFSTADGSLSAHFEDTVAITKNGFEILT, translated from the coding sequence ATGAGAATAAAAACACCAGCAGAAATTGAAAAAATGAGAGAAGGGGGTAAACGTCTTCACGACGTCCTTCTTATGCTTCTTGAAAAAGTTCGTCCTGGTATAAGTACTTATGAACTTGATGTTTTTGCCTTTGATCAAATAAAAAAAATTGGAGGAAAGCCCTCTTTTCTTTATTATGGAAAAGAATTTGGAAATCCTTATCCAGCAACGGTCTGTATATCTTTGAATGAAGAGGTTGTACATGGAATACCTAGTAAAGAAAAGATAGTACAAGAAGGAGATCTTATTTCTCTTGATATCGGTATGTGGTTTGAAGGCTTGGCAACGGATACAGCAAGAACGATTATTGTAGGAAAATCACCATCTAAACGCGCTAGCGAATTAGTAGAGGCAACGAAAGAATCTCTTTATGCTGGAATTGAAACTTTTTTTCCAGGATCAACTCTTCGTGATTATGCATATGCTGTAGAAAACATTGCAAAAAAAGGAGGTTTTTCTGTCGTAAGAGATCTTATAGGGCATGGTGTTGGACATGCTGTTCATGAAGCACCAGATATTGCTAATTATGTTGCGGGGTCTTCTCGTGAAAAAGTCGAAGAGGGAATGGTTCTTGCTCTCGAACCGATGTTCACTTTGGGAACATGGAAAGTTCGTGAACTTTCTGATGGCTGGACTTTTTCTACAGCTGACGGATCTTTGAGCGCACATTTTGAAGATACTGTGGCTATTACAAAAAATGGATTTGAAATTTTAACATGA